Proteins from a single region of Parasedimentitalea psychrophila:
- a CDS encoding acylphosphatase, producing MSDIALRARITGRVQGVAFRAWTRSEAKQRGLSGWVRNDSDGSVLALLMGPASDVAAMVRALSQGPPAARVTDVMTENVEPDPEFTGFQIIR from the coding sequence ATGTCTGATATTGCTTTGAGGGCTCGGATCACCGGACGTGTACAGGGTGTGGCTTTCCGTGCCTGGACACGGTCAGAAGCTAAACAGCGCGGTCTTTCAGGTTGGGTTCGCAACGATTCTGATGGCTCTGTACTTGCCTTGCTCATGGGGCCAGCTAGCGACGTGGCGGCAATGGTGCGAGCTCTGAGCCAAGGTCCGCCTGCCGCCCGTGTCACCGATGTCATGACTGAAAATGTAGAGCCTGATCCGGAATTCACGGGCTTCCAGATCATCCGGTAA
- a CDS encoding cysteine desulfurase produces MYDIDTIRADFPILSREVNGKPLTYLDNGASAQKPRVVIDAITRAYAEEYSNVHRGLHFLSNLSTERYEAVRGTISKFLNAGDENTIVLNSGTTEGINLVAYGWAMPRFQPGDEIVLSVMEHHANIVPWHFLRERQGVVLKWVDVAADGSLDPQAVIDAIGAKTKLVAVTQCSNVLGTVVDVKSITQGAHAKGVPVLVDGSQGAVHMPVDVQDIGCDFYAITGHKLYGPTGSGAIYIRPERMAEMQPFLGGGDMIKEVCKDRVIYNDPPMKFEAGTPGIVQTIGLGVALDYMMGLGLDNIASHEASLRAYAEQRFSGLNWLNIQGQAAGKAAIFSFTMEGAAHPHDISTILDKRGVAVRAGHHCAGPLMDHLGVTATCRASFGLYNTTDEIDTLIDALELAHELFS; encoded by the coding sequence ATGTATGACATAGACACAATTCGTGCCGATTTTCCGATCCTCTCGCGTGAGGTGAATGGCAAACCACTCACATATCTGGACAATGGCGCCTCGGCGCAGAAACCAAGGGTGGTGATTGACGCGATCACACGCGCCTACGCGGAAGAATACTCCAATGTTCACCGTGGCTTGCACTTCCTTTCTAATCTTTCGACGGAGCGATACGAGGCGGTTCGGGGCACCATTTCGAAATTTCTGAATGCGGGGGATGAGAACACTATCGTGCTGAATTCCGGCACTACCGAGGGTATCAATCTGGTCGCTTACGGCTGGGCAATGCCGCGGTTCCAGCCCGGCGATGAAATCGTGCTCAGCGTGATGGAGCATCACGCTAATATCGTTCCCTGGCACTTTCTGCGTGAACGCCAGGGGGTGGTGCTGAAGTGGGTGGATGTCGCGGCCGATGGCTCTCTGGATCCCCAAGCTGTCATTGACGCGATCGGAGCCAAAACCAAACTGGTGGCCGTGACCCAGTGCTCAAATGTTCTGGGCACGGTCGTCGACGTTAAATCCATCACCCAAGGCGCTCATGCCAAAGGTGTTCCGGTGTTGGTGGACGGCTCCCAAGGCGCCGTTCACATGCCGGTGGATGTGCAGGACATCGGCTGTGATTTCTATGCGATAACCGGCCATAAACTATATGGCCCTACCGGCTCCGGCGCCATTTACATCCGGCCTGAACGGATGGCTGAAATGCAACCGTTTCTGGGCGGCGGCGACATGATCAAAGAGGTCTGCAAAGACCGGGTCATCTACAATGATCCACCGATGAAATTTGAAGCCGGCACGCCGGGCATCGTGCAGACCATCGGGCTGGGCGTCGCATTGGACTACATGATGGGTTTGGGGCTGGACAATATCGCCTCCCATGAGGCCAGCCTTCGCGCCTATGCTGAGCAACGGTTTTCAGGCTTGAACTGGTTGAATATTCAGGGGCAAGCCGCTGGCAAGGCAGCTATATTCAGCTTCACAATGGAGGGGGCCGCGCATCCGCACGACATCTCGACAATTCTGGATAAACGGGGGGTTGCTGTGCGTGCAGGCCATCACTGCGCCGGGCCGTTGATGGACCATCTAGGCGTCACAGCAACCTGCAGAGCATCCTTTGGATTGTACAATACGACGGATGAAATCGACACTCTCATCGATGCTCTTGAATTGGCACATGAGCTATTTTCCTGA
- a CDS encoding YIP1 family protein: MVLDFRPDAGILERSMILHLQPLVMMTLTSPAQAARSILSVPWPRQLLWSAMVLAIALNAIIYSAQEILFPLPSEVVFPRLSPLGYFAVVLVLQVVFVFALQASGRWLGGQGKFDELLAVVVWLQLLQVALQLAMTVLFLVAPSLAGILNLAATLFGLFIFSRFINEVHQLQSIWRAFGALLMASIIIALALSFLLGLVGPSFLGLSANV; encoded by the coding sequence ATGGTTTTGGATTTCAGGCCTGATGCAGGCATATTGGAACGCTCAATGATACTTCACTTGCAGCCACTGGTTATGATGACACTCACATCACCGGCACAAGCCGCCCGTTCCATCTTGTCCGTGCCATGGCCGAGACAGCTGTTGTGGAGCGCAATGGTTCTGGCTATCGCCTTGAACGCAATCATCTATTCCGCTCAGGAAATCTTGTTCCCCTTGCCAAGTGAGGTGGTTTTTCCGCGTCTGTCGCCGCTGGGTTACTTTGCGGTCGTGCTGGTGCTGCAGGTTGTGTTTGTCTTTGCGTTGCAAGCGTCTGGCCGCTGGCTGGGGGGGCAGGGCAAGTTTGATGAACTGCTGGCTGTTGTGGTCTGGCTGCAACTTCTGCAAGTTGCGTTGCAGCTGGCAATGACAGTGTTGTTTCTGGTGGCACCAAGCCTTGCCGGGATCCTGAATCTGGCGGCGACCCTGTTTGGCTTGTTTATTTTCTCCCGTTTTATCAACGAGGTGCATCAGTTGCAGTCAATTTGGCGGGCGTTTGGAGCCTTATTGATGGCAAGTATCATCATAGCGCTTGCGCTGTCTTTTCTACTGGGCCTTGTCGGGCCTTCCTTCCTGGGACTATCCGCCAATGTATGA
- a CDS encoding YIP1 family protein: MPVTTDIIATYKGPRRVMARLLAMGPREDRALAILMGGCMLAFTAQMPRLAREAHLTGQELNMLLGGALFGLIFIAPLLLYSLSWVSFLVVRVCGGKGDSYGARLALFWALLAASPLMLLNGLTAGFIGPGPALSLVGGLWLALFLWFWISGLMQAYWNAQ, translated from the coding sequence ATGCCGGTAACAACAGACATAATCGCCACTTACAAAGGCCCGCGTCGCGTTATGGCGCGGCTTTTGGCCATGGGCCCCCGCGAGGATCGGGCGCTGGCGATCCTGATGGGCGGCTGCATGCTGGCATTTACCGCCCAAATGCCCAGGTTGGCCCGCGAGGCTCATCTCACCGGTCAGGAGCTGAACATGCTCCTTGGCGGCGCATTATTTGGCCTGATCTTCATCGCCCCGTTGCTGCTGTATTCCCTGTCCTGGGTGTCTTTTCTTGTGGTCCGGGTTTGCGGCGGCAAGGGCGACAGTTATGGGGCCAGGCTGGCGCTGTTTTGGGCGCTGCTGGCAGCCAGCCCGCTGATGCTTCTCAACGGTTTAACCGCTGGATTTATTGGCCCGGGCCCGGCGTTGTCTTTGGTTGGCGGCCTCTGGTTGGCGCTTTTCCTATGGTTTTGGATTTCAGGCCTGATGCAGGCATATTGGAACGCTCAATGA
- a CDS encoding SufB/SufD family protein — MALANLKQTATEARLSELTLPVGGCLAEARRAALSRVQTMGLPGRRDEYWKYTRPDTLTQATAPTAAVFQHDEAPIFDDFDCLKIVFVDGVFDAEASDDLRLEGVQIDRVLDIESQDIHWSKDLYGVLEARGQDPVPRPLAALNTAFAKDGVAIRVTGKPSRPINLIYNHNCENSDAMLHHVIRVDAGAAATVLENGPAAARFNKCSEIDIADGGELHMICAQGRDHERRAATHLFARLGEKSVFKCFTLTVNGVLTRNEAVVELLGDDAVVHIAGACVGDGDFHHDDTVFITHVAENCESRQVFKKVLRNGATGVFQGKILVKSTAQKTDGYQISQALMLDDDSQFLAKPELEIYADDVACSHGSTSGAIDEDALFYLQSRGVPHRDATNLLTLAFLAEAVGEIGNQGIVDTIVGRLENWLIRRL, encoded by the coding sequence ATGGCTCTGGCTAATCTGAAACAAACCGCCACCGAGGCCCGCCTATCAGAGCTAACACTGCCGGTCGGCGGCTGTCTGGCCGAGGCGCGCCGGGCTGCCTTGTCACGGGTTCAAACCATGGGGCTGCCAGGCAGGCGGGATGAGTATTGGAAGTATACCCGCCCGGATACGCTGACCCAGGCAACCGCGCCAACGGCCGCCGTATTTCAACATGATGAAGCACCGATATTTGATGATTTTGATTGCTTGAAAATCGTTTTTGTAGACGGTGTTTTTGATGCAGAGGCCTCTGATGATTTGCGGCTCGAAGGGGTTCAGATTGATCGGGTCTTGGACATTGAATCGCAGGATATTCACTGGAGCAAAGACCTGTATGGCGTGCTGGAGGCGCGGGGTCAGGATCCGGTACCTCGGCCCTTGGCAGCGCTGAACACGGCCTTTGCCAAGGATGGTGTCGCGATCCGGGTGACCGGAAAACCCAGCAGGCCGATCAATCTGATTTACAATCACAATTGCGAAAACTCGGATGCCATGCTGCACCATGTCATTCGGGTGGACGCCGGCGCCGCAGCCACTGTGCTGGAAAACGGACCTGCCGCTGCTCGGTTTAATAAATGTAGCGAAATTGACATCGCTGATGGCGGCGAATTGCATATGATATGCGCCCAGGGTCGCGACCACGAACGGCGTGCCGCCACCCATCTGTTTGCCCGTTTGGGCGAGAAATCGGTGTTCAAATGCTTCACGTTGACCGTCAACGGGGTGCTGACACGCAACGAAGCAGTGGTGGAACTGCTCGGCGATGACGCCGTTGTCCATATCGCGGGCGCCTGCGTCGGAGATGGTGATTTTCATCACGACGACACCGTATTTATCACCCATGTCGCAGAGAACTGTGAAAGCCGGCAGGTCTTTAAAAAGGTCCTGCGCAACGGCGCGACCGGGGTTTTCCAAGGTAAAATCCTGGTCAAATCCACAGCGCAGAAAACCGATGGATATCAAATCAGCCAGGCGCTGATGCTGGATGATGACAGCCAGTTTCTGGCCAAGCCGGAGCTGGAAATATATGCCGATGATGTTGCCTGCTCACACGGGTCAACCTCTGGCGCAATTGACGAAGATGCTTTGTTCTATTTGCAAAGCCGGGGGGTGCCTCACAGGGACGCCACCAATCTGTTGACCCTGGCCTTTTTGGCGGAGGCAGTCGGTGAGATCGGCAATCAGGGTATCGTAGATACGATAGTTGGCCGACTTGAAAACTGGCTGATCCGGCGCCTCTGA
- the sufC gene encoding Fe-S cluster assembly ATPase SufC, whose translation MLNIKNLHVKLEDEDKQILKGVNLTVEAGKVHAIMGPNGSGKSTLSYVLSGKGGYEVTDGSASLDGQDLLELEAEERAAAGLFLAFQYPVEIPGVGNMTFLRTAVNAQRKARGEDPMSATDFLKEVRATAKSLKIDAEMLKRPVNVGFSGGEKKRNEILQMAMLSPKMCILDETDSGLDVDAMKLVAEGVNALRDGKRGFLVITHYQRLLDHIKPDVVHIMANGRIIKSGGPELALEVENNGYADILAEVE comes from the coding sequence ATGCTGAATATCAAGAACCTGCACGTAAAACTTGAAGACGAAGACAAGCAGATCCTCAAAGGTGTTAACCTCACGGTTGAAGCCGGTAAAGTTCATGCCATCATGGGCCCGAACGGCTCGGGAAAATCGACACTTTCTTATGTGCTGTCCGGCAAGGGCGGGTATGAAGTCACCGATGGCTCCGCCTCTCTGGATGGTCAGGATTTGTTGGAGCTGGAAGCCGAAGAGCGGGCCGCTGCGGGGCTGTTCCTGGCCTTTCAATACCCGGTTGAAATCCCGGGCGTCGGCAACATGACCTTTCTGCGCACGGCAGTGAACGCGCAACGCAAGGCGCGGGGCGAAGATCCGATGAGCGCAACCGATTTCCTGAAGGAAGTTCGCGCTACCGCCAAGTCCTTGAAGATTGACGCGGAGATGTTGAAGCGACCTGTCAACGTCGGTTTCTCGGGTGGCGAGAAAAAGCGCAACGAAATCCTTCAGATGGCGATGCTTTCTCCGAAGATGTGCATCCTTGATGAGACGGATTCAGGGCTGGATGTTGATGCGATGAAATTGGTTGCCGAAGGCGTCAATGCGCTGCGTGACGGAAAACGCGGCTTTCTGGTGATCACACATTATCAGCGGTTGCTGGATCACATTAAGCCTGACGTGGTACATATTATGGCAAATGGCCGCATTATCAAAAGCGGTGGTCCGGAGCTGGCTCTGGAAGTGGAAAACAACGGCTATGCCGACATTCTGGCCGAGGTAGAGTAA
- the sufB gene encoding Fe-S cluster assembly protein SufB encodes MAALDQTQVKEGIDQETVDAVREVGGAYKHGWATDIEMEYAPKGLTKDIVRLISEKNEEPQWMLDWRLQAYDRWLTKEEPNWAMVDYPEIDFQDQYYYARPKSMEVKPKSLDEVDPKLLETYNKLGIPLKEQMILAGVEGAENAPAEGRKVAVDAVFDSVSLGTTFKAELAEAGVIFCSISEAIREHPELVKKYLGTVVPVSDNFYATLNSAVFSDGSFVYVPPGVRCPMELSTYFRINAENTGQFERTLIIADKGSYVSYLEGCTAPARDIAQLHAAVVEIIIEEDAEVKYSTVQNWYPGDENGKGGIYNFVTKRADCRGDRAKIMWTQVETGSAVTWKYPSCILRGDDSQGEFYSIAIANNYQQADTGTKMVHLGKNTKSRIVSKGISAGHAQNTYRGLVSMHPKAKNARNYTQCDSLLIGNKCGAHTVPYIEVKNNSARVEHEATTSKVDDEQLFYCRSRGMDEEAAVALVVNGFCKDVLQALPMEFAMEAQQLVAISLEGSVG; translated from the coding sequence ATGGCCGCTTTGGACCAGACACAAGTTAAAGAAGGCATTGATCAGGAAACGGTCGATGCCGTGCGCGAAGTGGGCGGTGCCTATAAGCACGGTTGGGCCACCGACATCGAGATGGAATATGCTCCCAAGGGGCTGACCAAGGATATTGTCCGGTTGATTTCGGAAAAGAACGAAGAACCGCAGTGGATGCTGGACTGGCGTCTGCAGGCCTATGATCGCTGGCTGACCAAGGAAGAGCCGAACTGGGCCATGGTCGATTACCCGGAAATCGATTTTCAGGACCAGTATTACTATGCCCGTCCGAAATCGATGGAGGTCAAACCCAAGTCACTGGATGAGGTCGACCCCAAGCTGCTGGAAACCTACAATAAGCTTGGTATCCCTCTGAAAGAACAGATGATTTTGGCAGGGGTCGAGGGCGCCGAAAACGCCCCCGCCGAAGGCCGGAAAGTGGCCGTTGACGCGGTCTTTGACTCGGTTTCTTTGGGCACCACGTTCAAGGCAGAGCTGGCCGAGGCGGGGGTGATCTTCTGCTCAATCTCCGAGGCGATCCGAGAGCACCCTGAATTGGTGAAGAAATACCTCGGCACCGTGGTTCCGGTGTCTGACAACTTCTATGCAACGCTGAATTCGGCCGTGTTTTCCGATGGTTCCTTCGTCTATGTGCCACCCGGCGTGCGCTGTCCGATGGAATTGTCGACCTATTTCCGCATCAACGCGGAAAATACCGGCCAGTTTGAGCGCACCCTGATCATCGCCGACAAGGGCTCTTATGTGTCCTATCTGGAAGGCTGCACCGCGCCGGCCCGCGACATTGCCCAGCTGCATGCCGCAGTGGTCGAGATTATCATCGAAGAAGACGCCGAGGTGAAATACTCGACTGTACAGAACTGGTACCCCGGTGATGAGAACGGCAAGGGTGGTATCTACAATTTCGTCACCAAACGCGCCGACTGCCGTGGAGATCGCGCCAAGATCATGTGGACCCAGGTCGAAACCGGATCTGCAGTGACCTGGAAGTACCCCTCGTGCATCCTGCGCGGCGATGACAGCCAGGGTGAATTCTACTCGATTGCCATTGCTAACAACTACCAACAGGCCGACACCGGCACCAAGATGGTTCACTTGGGCAAAAACACAAAATCCCGCATCGTGTCCAAGGGCATAAGTGCCGGCCACGCGCAAAATACCTATCGCGGTCTGGTGTCTATGCATCCCAAGGCAAAGAACGCCCGCAATTACACCCAATGTGACAGTTTGTTGATCGGCAACAAATGCGGCGCTCACACGGTACCTTATATAGAGGTCAAGAATAATTCGGCGCGGGTTGAACATGAGGCCACAACATCGAAGGTGGATGACGAACAGCTGTTCTATTGCCGCTCACGCGGGATGGACGAGGAGGCCGCGGTTGCCCTGGTTGTTAATGGGTTCTGCAAGGATGTTTTGCAGGCGCTGCCGATGGAATTCGCCATGGAAGCGCAGCAGCTTGTGGCAATCTCGCTGGAAGGATCCGTCGGTTAA
- a CDS encoding cysteine desulfurase family protein — protein MTRVYLDHNATTVLRPEARAAMIAAMDLCGNPSSVHGEGRAAKAVVERARAQVAAAFGADGADVVFTSGSTEGASLACGDQNLQGSSIEHDAVRSWITEDLSVASDGIVTVADPGRTALQLANSETGIVQTLPQGLAVTDATQAFGKLPIAFNWLGATRALISAHKLGGPKGIGAVVLRRGTEMATQIKGGGQEMGRRGGTENVIGIAGFGAASEASARDLANGVWERVEILRNMLEQALVAGAGDTIFVGQSGRRLPNTSCFATPGWKGETQVMQMDLAGFAISAGSACSSGKVRASAVLTAMGYDEITAQSAIRVSLGPETSESDVLRFADTWLAKQKTYRARVACV, from the coding sequence ATGACTAGGGTTTACCTGGATCACAATGCCACCACGGTTTTACGACCCGAAGCGCGTGCGGCGATGATCGCTGCGATGGATCTCTGCGGTAACCCGTCGTCGGTGCACGGCGAAGGCCGGGCGGCCAAAGCCGTGGTTGAGCGGGCGCGTGCGCAGGTGGCCGCTGCCTTTGGTGCGGATGGGGCCGATGTGGTCTTTACATCTGGATCAACCGAGGGCGCCTCACTGGCCTGTGGCGACCAAAACCTACAGGGGTCGTCGATTGAACATGACGCCGTAAGGTCATGGATTACCGAAGATCTATCCGTGGCGAGTGATGGGATTGTAACGGTTGCTGATCCAGGGCGCACGGCTTTGCAGCTGGCCAATTCCGAAACCGGCATCGTTCAGACATTGCCGCAGGGATTGGCTGTTACCGACGCAACCCAGGCTTTTGGCAAACTGCCGATTGCGTTCAATTGGTTGGGAGCAACAAGGGCGCTGATATCGGCGCATAAACTGGGCGGCCCAAAGGGAATTGGCGCCGTTGTCCTGCGGCGGGGCACCGAAATGGCCACCCAAATCAAGGGCGGTGGCCAGGAAATGGGTCGCCGGGGCGGAACTGAAAATGTTATTGGAATTGCGGGGTTTGGTGCCGCCTCCGAAGCTTCTGCCCGCGACTTGGCAAATGGCGTCTGGGAGCGCGTTGAAATCCTGCGAAATATGCTGGAACAAGCTCTTGTGGCCGGTGCTGGAGATACTATTTTTGTTGGACAATCGGGTCGCCGCCTCCCCAATACCTCATGCTTCGCCACGCCGGGCTGGAAGGGTGAGACCCAGGTCATGCAGATGGATCTGGCCGGTTTTGCCATCAGCGCCGGGTCGGCCTGCTCGAGCGGCAAGGTCCGTGCCAGTGCGGTGCTGACAGCGATGGGATACGACGAGATCACAGCTCAGAGCGCCATCCGGGTGTCGCTGGGCCCCGAAACAAGCGAAAGCGACGTACTGCGGTTTGCAGATACGTGGCTGGCAAAACAAAAGACTTATCGCGCCCGGGTGGCGTGCGTTTAG
- a CDS encoding Fe-S cluster assembly transcriptional regulator IscR yields MKLSTKGRYAMVALADIALQPTDKLVVLGDISKRQDVSLPYLEQLFVKLRRAELVNSVRGPGGGYRLARPASEIRVVEILSAVDETVDAMHKGAGASGALSGSRAQSLTNRLWEGLSAHVYVYLHQTRLSDIINNDLAPCPAVPGLFSVVDAE; encoded by the coding sequence ATGAAGCTTTCGACAAAAGGGCGCTATGCCATGGTCGCGTTGGCCGACATTGCGCTGCAGCCCACCGACAAATTGGTGGTGTTGGGGGATATTTCCAAACGGCAGGATGTCTCCTTACCCTATCTGGAGCAGTTGTTCGTCAAGCTGCGCCGGGCCGAGTTGGTGAATTCGGTGAGAGGACCCGGTGGCGGCTATCGCTTGGCGCGCCCCGCCTCGGAGATTCGGGTGGTCGAAATCCTATCTGCGGTAGACGAAACGGTGGATGCTATGCATAAGGGCGCCGGAGCGTCAGGCGCCCTATCCGGCAGTCGGGCGCAATCACTGACGAACCGGCTGTGGGAAGGGCTGAGCGCACATGTCTATGTGTATCTGCACCAGACGCGGCTATCGGATATCATCAATAATGACCTGGCTCCCTGTCCTGCGGTGCCGGGGCTGTTTTCGGTGGTTGACGCAGAATGA
- a CDS encoding alpha/beta hydrolase, translating to MPEVIFPGPEGRLEGRYHPQKERDAPIAIVLHPHPQFGGTMNNKVVYNLHYAFYNMGFTVLRFNFRGVGRSQGEYDQGVGELSDAASALDYLQSMNNNSKHCWVAGFSFGSWIGMQLLMRRPEITGFISVSPPANMYDFSFLAPCPSSGLIINGTSDRVAPPPDTVNLVNKLHEQKGITITHQEIEGADHFFQEPHMDHMIGNVSDYVKRRLTENTR from the coding sequence ATGCCTGAGGTCATTTTCCCCGGACCCGAAGGCCGCCTTGAAGGCCGCTATCACCCGCAAAAAGAGCGCGATGCGCCCATCGCTATTGTGTTGCATCCGCATCCACAATTTGGCGGCACCATGAACAACAAGGTGGTCTATAACCTCCACTATGCGTTCTATAATATGGGGTTCACCGTTCTGCGGTTCAACTTCCGCGGCGTCGGCCGTAGCCAGGGTGAATATGACCAGGGCGTAGGCGAGCTGTCAGATGCGGCCTCGGCGCTGGATTACCTGCAGTCGATGAACAACAATTCCAAGCATTGCTGGGTTGCCGGTTTCTCCTTTGGATCGTGGATCGGCATGCAATTGCTTATGCGCCGCCCAGAGATCACTGGCTTCATTTCGGTGTCGCCTCCGGCCAATATGTATGACTTCTCGTTCCTGGCGCCCTGCCCGTCTTCGGGTTTGATCATCAATGGTACATCGGACCGGGTTGCGCCGCCGCCTGACACCGTGAACCTGGTGAATAAACTGCACGAGCAAAAAGGCATCACCATCACCCACCAGGAAATTGAAGGCGCTGACCACTTTTTCCAGGAACCGCATATGGATCACATGATCGGAAATGTATCTGACTATGTGAAACGCCGCCTGACGGAAAACACCCGCTGA
- a CDS encoding HD domain-containing protein: MTNRLEAQFEFLLEADKLRQVERANLILDCSRRENSAEHSWHLALYALTLAPLAPAEVKTARVIKMLLLHDLVEVDVGDHPIHQPTDWQAVAQAEQIAAKRIFGLLPEDQGTEMLALWQEFEANQTSDARFAKQLDRCQPIFQTLYGADPVPEHLEIARDTLDSGRSASLEQELPEAFSHAQELLGRPSKTCSAALTRRLPFLNESDGLKHVLRATLIGNGARRENSAEHSWHIMLYAWVLAEHSTVEIEIDRVMQMLLLHDIVEIDAGDAPIHGDIDQLALAAKEEAAAARLFGLLPEDQKTAFCDLWHEFEAADSKDAVFAKSIDRVQPVLLNLLNGGGSWVEYNVSLDQVDARVGQKVLRGAPAVWHHVRARIKPWFDARSPG; encoded by the coding sequence GTGACCAACCGTTTAGAAGCGCAGTTTGAATTCCTCCTGGAGGCGGACAAACTGCGCCAGGTGGAGCGCGCCAACCTTATTCTGGATTGTTCGCGGCGTGAAAACTCCGCCGAACATAGCTGGCATCTGGCGCTTTATGCTTTGACCCTGGCGCCACTGGCGCCAGCGGAAGTCAAAACCGCCCGTGTTATCAAAATGTTGCTTTTGCATGATCTGGTCGAAGTTGACGTAGGTGATCACCCCATTCACCAGCCAACCGACTGGCAGGCTGTTGCGCAAGCGGAACAGATCGCCGCAAAACGCATATTTGGTTTGCTGCCAGAGGACCAGGGCACAGAGATGCTGGCCCTGTGGCAAGAGTTCGAAGCCAATCAGACCAGCGACGCAAGATTTGCCAAGCAGCTGGACCGGTGCCAGCCCATCTTCCAGACCCTCTATGGTGCCGACCCGGTTCCCGAACATCTTGAAATCGCAAGGGATACCCTGGACAGTGGACGCTCTGCGTCGCTCGAACAAGAGCTCCCCGAGGCCTTTTCTCATGCCCAGGAATTGCTGGGTCGCCCGTCCAAGACGTGTAGCGCTGCATTGACCCGCCGCTTGCCATTTCTAAATGAATCTGATGGCTTAAAGCACGTTCTTCGCGCGACATTGATCGGCAATGGAGCGCGGCGCGAAAACTCGGCCGAACACAGCTGGCATATTATGCTTTATGCTTGGGTACTTGCCGAGCATTCGACTGTCGAAATTGAGATCGACCGGGTTATGCAGATGCTTCTGCTGCATGATATTGTCGAAATCGACGCCGGCGATGCACCAATACACGGAGACATCGATCAGCTCGCTCTGGCCGCCAAGGAAGAGGCTGCGGCAGCGCGGTTATTTGGCCTGCTGCCTGAGGATCAGAAAACCGCCTTTTGTGATCTGTGGCATGAGTTTGAAGCTGCGGACAGCAAGGATGCTGTATTTGCAAAATCGATCGACCGGGTGCAGCCAGTGTTGCTGAACCTGCTGAATGGCGGCGGCAGCTGGGTTGAATACAACGTGTCACTCGACCAAGTTGATGCCCGCGTTGGGCAAAAAGTGCTCCGGGGTGCGCCAGCTGTCTGGCACCATGTCCGGGCCCGCATCAAGCCCTGGTTCGACGCTAGATCACCGGGGTAA
- a CDS encoding class II glutamine amidotransferase, with amino-acid sequence MCRWAAYLGQSIYLEEIISRPEHSLIVQSKEAEECKTSTNGDGFGVAWYDSRPEPGLYRDVYPAWSDPNLRSVAHHIRSRLFLAHVRASTGSAISRNNCHPFTAGNWSFMHNGQAGGFANFRKQADMCIPDDLYQHRKGATDSEVLFLMALGEGLDHDPQGALSRAVARLENLSRQRGSTPHMRLSAALSDGQRLFAVRYSSDHIAPSLYYRWSESQQGWAVVSEPLEADESGWTELEAGMFLELDGDKVTLTEFTPVI; translated from the coding sequence ATGTGTCGTTGGGCAGCCTATTTGGGACAATCAATCTATCTTGAAGAAATCATTTCGCGCCCGGAACATTCTTTGATTGTGCAAAGCAAGGAAGCTGAAGAGTGCAAGACATCGACAAATGGCGATGGATTTGGCGTTGCCTGGTATGACAGCCGCCCGGAGCCGGGACTGTACCGGGATGTTTATCCGGCTTGGTCAGATCCAAATTTGCGCTCCGTGGCGCATCACATTCGCTCCCGGCTGTTTCTGGCCCATGTGCGCGCGTCGACTGGATCTGCGATCAGTCGTAACAATTGCCACCCTTTCACTGCCGGCAACTGGAGCTTTATGCACAATGGACAGGCCGGAGGATTTGCGAATTTTCGCAAGCAGGCTGATATGTGTATACCAGATGATCTGTATCAGCATCGCAAGGGCGCTACAGATAGTGAAGTCCTATTTCTGATGGCACTGGGAGAGGGCCTGGATCACGATCCGCAAGGCGCCCTGAGCCGGGCGGTTGCCCGATTGGAAAACCTGTCGCGCCAACGGGGCAGCACGCCGCATATGCGGCTGTCAGCCGCCCTTTCTGACGGCCAGAGACTGTTTGCGGTACGATATTCATCTGATCACATCGCACCCTCACTATATTATCGGTGGAGTGAGAGCCAACAGGGCTGGGCGGTGGTGTCCGAACCTCTGGAGGCCGATGAGAGCGGCTGGACTGAACTGGAGGCGGGCATGTTTTTGGAGCTGGATGGCGACAAGGTCACGCTGACTGAGTTTACCCCGGTGATCTAG
- a CDS encoding DMT family transporter, with protein sequence MPIQYIYLILAVAAETIGTTALQASKEFTRWLPSLIVVVSYALSFYLMALTLRFMPVGIVYAIWSGLGIVLIAAIGYIVFGQKMDLAAVLGMALIVLGIVIIQLFSKSAGH encoded by the coding sequence ATGCCCATCCAGTATATCTATCTGATTTTGGCTGTTGCCGCTGAAACCATAGGAACCACCGCCTTGCAGGCCAGCAAGGAATTCACTCGATGGCTGCCGTCGTTGATTGTTGTGGTCAGTTACGCGCTGTCATTCTATCTGATGGCGCTGACCTTGCGGTTTATGCCGGTGGGCATTGTCTATGCGATCTGGTCCGGCCTGGGCATCGTGCTGATTGCGGCCATCGGCTATATTGTTTTTGGTCAGAAAATGGATCTGGCGGCGGTTCTTGGGATGGCGCTGATTGTTCTGGGAATTGTGATCATTCAGCTGTTTTCCAAGTCTGCCGGCCACTGA